A part of Saccharomyces cerevisiae S288C chromosome XIV, complete sequence genomic DNA contains:
- the TOM22 gene encoding Tom22p (Component of the TOM (Translocase of Outer Membrane) complex; responsible for initial import of mitochondrially directed proteins; mediates interaction between TOM and TIM complexes and acts as receptor for precursor proteins; implicated in mitochondrial accumulation of amyloid beta peptides via direct interaction with amyloid beta peptide residues 25-42 followed by transfer to Tom40p and transport through the TOM channel) produces MVELTEIKDDVVQLDEPQFSRNQAIVEEKASATNNDVVDDEDDSDSDFEDEFDENETLLDRIVALKDIVPPGKRQTISNFFGFTSSFVRNAFTKSGNLAWTLTTTALLLGVPLSLSILAEQQLIEMEKTFDLQSDANNILAQGEKDAAATAN; encoded by the coding sequence ATGGTCGAATTAACTGAAATTAAAGACGATGTCGTTCAATTAGACGAACCACAATTTTCCAGAAATCAGGCCATCGTGGAAGAAAAGGCTTCTGCAACAAACAACGACGTTGtcgatgatgaagatgactCTGATAgtgattttgaagatgaatttgatgaaaatgaaacattGTTGGACAGAATCGTTGCTTTAAAAGACATTGTCCCCCCAGGTAAGAGACAAAcaatttctaatttttttggttttacTAGCTCTTTTGTGAGAAATGCTTTCACAAAATCCGGAAACCTTGCTTGGACTTTGACCACCACTGCTTTGTTACTCGGTGTGCCACTATCCTTATCTATACTTGCCGAACAACAGCTAATCGAAATGGAAAAGACATTTGATTTACAAAGTGATGCTAATAACATATTGGCCCAAGGTGAAAAAGATGCTGCAGCAACAGCCAATTAA
- the FPR1 gene encoding peptidylprolyl isomerase FPR1 (Peptidyl-prolyl cis-trans isomerase (PPIase); binds to FK506 and rapamycin; also binds to the nonhistone chromatin binding protein Hmo1p and may regulate its assembly or function; associates with promoters of ribosomal protein genes; acts as chaperone to prevent protein aggregation; N-terminally propionylated in vivo; mutation is functionally complemented by human FKBP1A): MSEVIEGNVKIDRISPGDGATFPKTGDLVTIHYTGTLENGQKFDSSVDRGSPFQCNIGVGQVIKGWDVGIPKLSVGEKARLTIPGPYAYGPRGFPGLIPPNSTLVFDVELLKVN, encoded by the coding sequence ATGTCTGAAGTAATTGAAGGTAACGTCAAAATTGACAGAATTTCCCCAGGTGATGGTGCCACCTTCCCAAAGACAGGTGACTTGGTTACCATTCATTACACCGGTACCTTGGAGAACGGCCAAAAATTCGATTCCTCCGTTGACAGGGGCTCTCCATTCCAATGTAACATCGGTGTCGGCCAAGTCATCAAGGGTTGGGATGTTGGTATTCCAAAGTTGTCTGTTGGTGAAAAAGCTAGGTTAACCATCCCTGGCCCATATGCTTATGGCCCACGTGGTTTCCCAGGTTTGATTCCACCAAACAGTACTTTGGTTTTCGACGTCGAATTGTTGAAGGTCAACTAA
- the KRE33 gene encoding ribosome biosynthesis protein KRE33 (Acetyltransferase required for biogenesis of small ribosomal subunit; conserved 18S rRNA cytosine acetyltransferase that modifies tRNAs assisted by adaptor Tan1p; responsible for incorporation of N4-acetylcytidine into mRNAs; human homolog NAT10 implicated in several types of cancer and premature aging), producing the protein MAKKAIDSRIPSLIRNGVQTKQRSIFVIVGDRARNQLPNLHYLMMSADLKMNKSVLWAYKKKLLGFTSHRKKRENKIKKEIKRGTREVNEMDPFESFISNQNIRYVYYKESEKILGNTYGMCILQDFEALTPNLLARTIETVEGGGIVVILLKSMSSLKQLYTMTMDVHARYRTEAHGDVVARFNERFILSLGSNPNCLVVDDELNVLPLSGAKNVKPLPPKEDDELPPKQLELQELKESLEDVQPAGSLVSLSKTVNQAHAILSFIDAISEKTLNFTVALTAGRGRGKSAALGISIAAAVSHGYSNIFVTSPSPENLKTLFEFIFKGFDALGYQEHIDYDIIQSTNPDFNKAIVRVDIKRDHRQTIQYIVPQDHQVLGQAELVVIDEAAAIPLPIVKNLLGPYLVFMASTINGYEGTGRSLSLKLIQQLRNQNNTSGRESTQTAVVSRDNKEKDSHLHSQSRQLREISLDEPIRYAPGDPIEKWLNKLLCLDVTLIKNPRFATRGTPHPSQCNLFVVNRDTLFSYHPVSENFLEKMMALYVSSHYKNSPNDLQLMSDAPAHKLFVLLPPIDPKDGGRIPDPLCVIQIALEGEISKESVRNSLSRGQRAGGDLIPWLISQQFQDEEFASLSGARIVRIATNPEYASMGYGSRAIELLRDYFEGKFTDMSEDVRPKDYSIKRVSDKELAKTNLLKDDVKLRDAKTLPPLLLKLSEQPPHYLHYLGVSYGLTQSLHKFWKNNSFVPVYLRQTANDLTGEHTCVMLNVLEGRESNWLVEFAKDFRKRFLSLLSYDFHKFTAVQALSVIESSKKAQDLSDDEKHDNKELTRTHLDDIFSPFDLKRLDSYSNNLLDYHVIGDMIPMLALLYFGDKMGDSVKLSSVQSAILLAIGLQRKNIDTIAKELNLPSNQTIAMFAKIMRKMSQYFRQLLSQSIEETLPNIKDDAIAEMDGEEIKNYNAAEALDQMEEDLEEAGSEAVQAMREKQKELINSLNLDKYAINDNSEEWAESQKSLEIAAKAKGVVSLKTGKKRTTEKAEDIYRQEMKAMKKPRKSKKAAN; encoded by the coding sequence ATGGCCAAAAAAGCTATCGATTCAAGAATCCCGTCACTGATCAGGAATGGTGTTCAAACCAAACAAAGGTCCATATTTGTCATCGTTGGGGACAGGGCACGTAACCAGCTCCCAAATTTACATTATTTGATGATGAGTGCTGACCTTAAGATGAACAAGTCCGTCTTATGGGCTTATAAGAAGAAGCTTCTAGGATTCACTTCgcacagaaaaaaaagagagaataaaattaagaaagaaattaaaagagGTACAAGGGAAGTGAATGAAATGGACCcttttgaatcttttaTCTCTAACCAAAATATCAGATATGTATACTACAAAGAGAGTGAGAAAATATTGGGTAATACCTATGGTATGTGTATTCTTCAGGACTTCGAGGCATTAACCCCAAATCTTTTAGCAAGAACCATTGAAACTGTAGAAGGTGGTGGTATTGTGgttattttattgaaatcaATGTCATCGTTAAAGCAACTGTACACCATGACTATGGATGTTCACGCCCGTTATCGTACTGAGGCTCATGGTGACGTTGTTGCAAGATTTAACGAAAGATTCATACTTTCTTTAGGTTCAAATCCAAACTGTTTAGTCGTTGATGATGAATTAAATGTTCTACCGCTATCTGGTGCCAAAAACGTGAAACCACTACCTCCTAAGGAAGATGACGAATTGCCTCCAAAGCAATTAGAGTTGcaagaattaaaagaatCCTTAGAAGATGTCCAACCAGCTGGTTCATTGGTTTCTCTATCCAAAACTGTCAATCAAGCCCACGctattctttctttcattgATGCCATTTCggaaaaaactttgaatTTCACAGTTGCACTAACAGCTGGAAGAGGTAGAGGTAAGTCTGCTGCTTTAGGTATTTCTATTGCCGCGGCCGTTTCTCACGGGTATTCTAATATTTTTGTTACTTCTCCATCTCCCGAAAATTTAAAGACTCTATTTGagtttattttcaaaggaTTCGATGCCTTAGGTTACCAAGAACACATTGATTATGATATCATTCAATCTACGAACCCCGACTTCAACAAAGCCATTGTGAGAGTTGATATTAAAAGAGATCACAGACAAACGATTCAATATATTGTTCCTCAAGACCATCAAGTTCTGGGCCAAGCTGAATTAGTTGTCATTGATGAAGCTGCAGCTATTCCTTTGCCAATCGTCAAGAACTTGCTGGGCCCATATCTAGTCTTCATGGCATCCACTATCAATGGTTACGAAGGTACGGGTAGATCTTTATCTCTGAAGTTAATTCAGCAATTGCGTAATCAAAACAACACATCCGGTCGGGAAAGTACTCAAACCGCCGTTGTTTCGAGAGataataaggaaaaagacTCTCACTTACATTCTCAATCCCGTCAATTACGTGAAATTTCCTTGGACGAACCAATCAGATATGCTCCTGGTGAcccaattgaaaaatggttAAACAAGCTCTTATGTTTAGATGTTACTTTAATTAAAAACCCAAGATTTGCAACAAGAGGAACTCCTCACCCATCCCAATGTAATCTATTTGTTGTCAATAGAGATACTCTATTTTCTTATCATCCTGTCTCAGAAAATTTCCTGGAAAAAATGATGGCACTGTACGTTTCATCCCATTACAAGAATTCTCCAAACGACTTACAACTGATGAGTGACGCCCCAGCGCACAAActatttgttcttttacCACCAATTGATCCAAAGGATGGCGGCAGGATCCCTGACCCTCTATGTGTCATTCAAATTGCATTGGAAGGTGAAATCAGTAAGGAGAGTGTCAGAAATTCATTATCGAGAGGCCAAAGAGCTGGTGGTGATTTAATCCCATGGCTGATCTCTCAACAATTCCAAGACGAGGAATTCGCTAGTTTGAGTGGTGCTCGTATCGTCAGAATTGCCACTAATCCTGAATACGCATCCATGGGCTATGGTTCTCGTGCAATTGAATTACTGAGAGACTATTTCGAGGGTAAATTCACTGACATGTCTGAAGATGTTCGTCCTAAGGATTATTCTATAAAGAGGGTGAGCGATAAGGAACTGGCCAAAACTAATTTATTAAAGGATGACGTTAAATTAAGAGACGCAAAAACGTTGCCACCTCTACTATTAAAACTTTCTGAACAGCCTCCTCATTATCTACATTATTTGGGTGTTTCATATGGTTTAACGCAATCGTTGCATAAATTCTGGAAGAATAACAGCTTTGTTCCTGTTTATTTACGTCAAACCGCAAACGATTTAACTGGTGAACATACTTGTGTTATGTTGAACGTTTTGGAAGGCAGAGAATCAAACTGGCTCGTTGAATTTGCCAAAGATTTCCGTAAAAGATTTCTGTCGCTTCTTTCTTATGATTTTCATAAGTTTACTGCCGTTCAAGCCTTAAGTGTCATTGAAAGTAGTAAGAAAGCACAAGATTTGTCTGATGACGAAAAGCATGATAATAAAGAATTGACGCGGACGCATCTGGATGAcattttttctccatttgACTTGAAAAGATTGGATAGCTACTCAAATAATTTGCTAGATTATCACGTTATCGGTGATATGATACCCATGCTTGCTCTTTTGTACTTCGGCGATAAAATGGGAGATTCAGTAAAACTATCAAGCGTCCAGAGTGCTATCCTGTTGGCTATAGGGTTACAGCGTAAAAACATCGACACTATTGCCAAGGAATTGAATTTACCTTCCAATCAAACTATTGCTATGTTTGCGAAGATCATGAGAAAAATGTCTCAGTACTTCCGTCAGCTGTTAAGCCaatcaattgaagaaactctaccaaatatcaaagatgATGCTATTGCTGAAATGGATggtgaagaaatcaaaaattacaaCGCTGCAGAAGCACTGGACCAAATGGAAGAAGATTTAGAAGAAGCCGGTTCTGAAGCCGTTCAGGCGATGAgggaaaaacaaaaagagcTAATCAACTCCTTGAACTTAGATAAATACGCCATAAATGATAACAGTGAGGAATGGGCTGAATCTCAAAAATCTTTAGAAATAGCTGCCAAGGCCAAAGGCGTCGTCAGTTTAAAAACTGGTAAAAAGAGAACGACTGAAAAGGCTGAAGATATCTATAGACAAGAGATGAAAGCTATGAAAAAACCAAGAAAGTCTAAAAAGGCTGCAAATTAA
- a CDS encoding uncharacterized protein (NADH-dependent aldehyde reductase; involved in detoxification of furfural; expression is up-regulated in the presence of furfural and 5-hydroxymethylfurfural, which are compounds generated during lignocellulosic biomass pre-treatment; green fluorescent protein (GFP)-fusion protein localizes to both the cytoplasm and nucleus; protein abundance increases in response to DNA replication stress) has translation MSASIPETMKAVVIENGKAVVKQDIPIPELEEGFVLIKTVAVAGNPTDWKHIDFKIGPQGALLGCDAAGQIVKLGPNVDAARFAIGDYIYGVIHGASVRFPSNGAFAEYSAISSETAYKPAREFRLCGKDKLPEGPVKSLEGAVSLPVSLTTAGMILTHSFGLDMTWKPSKAQRDQPILFWGGATAVGQMLIQLAKKLNGFSKIIVVASRKHEKLLKEYGADELFDYHDADVIEQIKKKYNNIPYLVDCVSNTETIQQVYKCAADDLDATVVQLTVLTEKDIKEEDRRQNVSIEGTLLYLIGGNDVPFGTFTLPADPEYKEAAIKFIKFINPKINDGEIHHIPVKVYKNGLDDIPQLLDDIKHGRNSGEKLVAVLK, from the coding sequence ATGTCCGCCTCGATTCCAGAAACCATGAAAGCCGTTGTCATTGAAAATGGCAAGGCTGTAGTCAAACAGGACATTCCAATTCCTGAATTAGAAGAAGGATTTGTTCTAATTAAGACTGTCGCCGTTGCCGGTAACCCTACCGATTGGAAACATATTGATTTCAAGATTGGTCCTCAAGGTGCCCTCTTAGGCTGTGATGCAGCCGGCCAAATCGTAAAGTTGGGCCCAAATGTTGATGCTGCACGCTTTGCCATTGGTGATTACATTTATGGGGTTATTCACGGTGCTTCAGTGAGGTTCCCCTCAAACGGTGCCTTTGCTGAGTACTCTGCCATTTCATCCGAGACTGCTTATAAACCAGCCAGAGAGTTTAGATTGTGCGGTAAAGACAAGCTACCAGAAGGCCCCGTAAAATCTTTAGAAGGGGCAGTATCCCTCCCAGTCTCATTGACCACGGCTGGTATGATCCTTACACATAGTTTTGGCTTGGACATGACATGGAAGCCCTCCAAAGCGCAAAGAGATCAACCCATCTTATTTTGGGGTGGTGCCACTGCTGTTGGCCAGATGCTTATTCAATTGGCAAAAAAACTAAACGGTTTCAGCAAGATCATCGTCGTTGCTTCTCGTaaacatgaaaaattgttgaaagAGTACGGTGCAGATGAACTTTTTGACTACCACGATGCTGACGTTATCGAAcagataaaaaagaagtacAACAACATTCCTTACTTGGTGGACTGTGTCTCCAACACAGAAACTATTCAACAGGTGTACAAATGTGCCGCTGATGACTTAGACGCTACGGTCGTTCAATTGACCGTTTTAACCGAAAAAGATATCAAGGAGGAAGACAGGAGGCAAAACGTCAGTATTGAAGGAACCCTTCTATATTTGATAGGAGGTAACGACGTCCCATTTGGCACGTTTACTTTGCCAGCAGACCCTGAATACAAGGAAGCCGCCATAAAATTTATTAAGTTCATCAATCCAAAAATCAATGATGGTGAAATCCACCACATCCCAGTGAAAGTTTACAAGAACGGGTTAGATGATATCCCACAGTTACTTGATGATATTAAGCACGGGAGGAATTCTGGCGAAAAGTTGGTTGCCGTcttgaaataa
- the FYV6 gene encoding Fyv6p (Splicing factor, structural and functional homolog of human FAM192A; plays structural role in intermediate spliceosomal C* complex, which executes exon ligation; required for survival upon exposure to K1 killer toxin; proposed to regulate double-strand break repair via non-homologous end-joining), whose product MSSTSDNNANSAREKKPLKFVSEGVGNVEAQRIREQVEQKKYEAEYKRKTRKSLRDQLRSNAISKQKQYNGLVRDRESFTRLSKEDLEFYQKSKNELLKKEKELNNYLDVKAINFEKKKKALLMENDSTTNTEKYLETGTSLGSKTQIKGVKTSSPKPKIKVSIKKLGRKLEN is encoded by the coding sequence ATGTCATCTACCAGTGATAATAATGCTAATAGTGcaagagagaaaaaacCACTGAAATTCGTGTCAGAAGGAGTTGGTAATGTAGAGGCCCAGAGGATACGAGAGCAAGTggagcaaaaaaaatatgaagcggaatataaaaggaaaaccAGGAAGTCCCTGCGAGATCAGCTTAGGTCTAATGCTATTagtaaacaaaaacaatataaCGGTTTGGTGAGAGACCGTGAAAGTTTTACTAGGTTGAGTAAAGAGGACCTGGAATTTTACCAGAAGAGCAAGAATGAGTTGctaaaaaaggaaaaagaactGAATAACTACTTAGACGTCAAGGCAatcaattttgaaaagaaaaaaaaagcattaCTAATGGAGAACGATTCTACTACTAATacagaaaaatatttagaGACCGGCACTAGTTTGGGCAGTAAAACACAAATAAAGGGCGTAAAGACATCCAGCCCTAAACCAAAAATCAAGGTAtccataaaaaaattgggtAGAAAACTGGAGAACTGA